A stretch of Physeter macrocephalus isolate SW-GA chromosome 6, ASM283717v5, whole genome shotgun sequence DNA encodes these proteins:
- the LOC129392184 gene encoding uncharacterized protein has translation MKPSSQPSPAQPSSAPSSAQPSSQPSPAQPSSQLSAAQPSSAPSSAQLSSQLSPAQLPAQPSPAPSPAQRPAQPSSAQLSSQLSPAQLPAQPSPAPSSAQLPAQPSSQPSPAPSPAQPSPAQPSSQLSPAQPSSAQLSPAQLPAQLSPAQLPAQPSSQLSPAQPSSQLSPAPSPAELPAQPSPAQLSPAPSSAQPSSQLSPAQPSSAQLPAQPSRAPSSAQPSPAQPSSQLSPAPCSGEGREGPGTTGPALRGAHVESGKLRHPPFHLLTFWPPGHLLCLVSDPEENLGEARRHNAVGIHIIN, from the exons ATGaagcccagctcccagcccagcccagcccagcccagctcagctcccagctcagcccagcccagctcccagcccagcccagcccagcccagctcccagctcagcgcagctcagcccagctcagctcccagctcagcccagctcagctcccagctcagcccagcccagctcccagcccagcccagcccagctcccagcccagcccagcgcccagctcagcccagctcagcccagctcagctcccagctcagcccagcccagctcccagcccagcccagcccagctcccagctcagcccagctcccagcccagcccagctcccagcccagcccagctcccagcccagcccagcccagcccagcccagcccagctcccagctcagcccagctcagcccagctcagcccagctcagcccagcccagctcccagcccagctcagcccagcccagctcccagcccagcccagctcccagctcagcccagctcagcccagctcccagctcagcccagctcccagcccagccgagctcccagctcagcccagcccagcccagctcagcccagctcccagctcagcccagccgagctcccagctcagcccagcccagcccagctcagcccagctcccagctcagcccagccgagctcccagctcagcccagcccagcccagctcagcccagctcccagctcagcccagctccctgctcgggggaaggaagggagggcccAGGGACCACAGGCCCTGCTCTCCGAGGGGCCCACGTGGAGTCAGGGAAGTTGAGGCACCCTCCTTTTCATCTCCTAACTTTCTGGCCTCCGGGGCACCTTCTGTGTTTAGTGTCAGATCCAGAAGAAAATCTAGGTGAAGCCAGGAGACACAATGCCGTAG GTATTCATATTATTAACTAG